In Asanoa sp. WMMD1127, one genomic interval encodes:
- a CDS encoding LuxR family transcriptional regulator codes for MRTTRGGASPVMIGRDRELRQLKKLVAARRAGVAMIAGEPGVGKTRLVRELLSTLDADTVVLVGQAEPGSLSRPYEVLMDALDGRAGVDPALLAELGDSGRSPVERLHSGVRLVDELIAGRPAVIVFEDLHWADSESAALFERIADLPGPQVLIGSFRPAEVTGRDPVTALLARLGRRHSVTRLDLHPFDEADTATLLAAVTGRPAPPRAVAALHQRTGGNPFFLEELLRGHERDDLEAVYEQPLPWSLAEVLRRQVDDLEPEQRRVVEAASVLGHRVHFDLLAAVTGAGEDELIRALGALVARDVLVETGEDEFSFRHALLREAIAGHLIGRQRRRLHEAALEALLADTEGRLPHDPAMVAHHAQAAGRYDDMLAAARRGVALYLSIGSAYQALELAEMGLAEDAEDPSLLAGAARAAWLAGLLPDAIGYARRWRDRARSATDRNDALYLMIRLAWEADELAEMDELTHEVELLIAELPPGADQALAMTAVAQSSMLRDETAEAIAWADRALAIADELELPRIRLAALVEKGLAMTEWPSTAAEGQAILAGLVDEAEKAGEWVLAARALNELVQGVPPNSPAEHAELLERMRVDAERAGFESLAVAAYFQGQARIAVREGDLSAAIAALELGRERDRSYLRRGRWADYHGVFLAGLYLEAGHHDGVAAVIDQLRAGPTVEPLTVPGLAFHLACRRPGYGDVEALLDEVLVAVADQSWRSGSQAHDLLAAAIEGGLPVDRLTGFVRALIDDNVWDDYRSLIDAQLAEVAGRPGDAVGGYQAVCGSQILPPSVRGTAAVGAARCLLALGRPDDAAVEAGRATELLSRWGGWRVAALDRVRSQLGLTPRDGQRPVTGAGALTPREREVALLIADGLSNAELARRLYISPKTAAVHVSNILHKLGVSSRTQVRDVVGR; via the coding sequence GTGCGGACGACGCGGGGAGGCGCCAGCCCGGTGATGATCGGGCGCGATCGCGAGCTGCGCCAGCTCAAGAAGCTGGTCGCGGCCCGCCGGGCCGGCGTGGCGATGATCGCCGGCGAGCCCGGCGTGGGCAAGACCCGGCTGGTGCGCGAGCTGCTGTCCACGCTCGACGCCGACACCGTCGTGCTGGTCGGTCAGGCCGAGCCCGGCTCGCTGTCCCGGCCCTACGAGGTGCTGATGGACGCGCTCGACGGCCGGGCCGGGGTCGACCCCGCGCTGCTGGCCGAGCTGGGCGACTCCGGCCGCAGCCCGGTCGAGCGGCTGCACAGCGGCGTCCGGCTGGTCGACGAGCTGATCGCGGGCCGGCCGGCGGTCATCGTCTTCGAAGACCTGCACTGGGCCGACTCCGAGAGCGCCGCGCTGTTCGAGCGCATCGCCGACCTGCCGGGCCCGCAGGTGCTGATCGGCTCCTTCCGGCCGGCCGAGGTGACCGGGCGCGACCCGGTGACGGCGCTGCTCGCCCGGCTCGGCCGGCGCCACTCGGTGACCCGGCTCGACCTGCACCCGTTCGACGAGGCCGACACCGCGACGCTGCTCGCCGCGGTCACCGGCCGGCCCGCCCCGCCGCGCGCGGTGGCCGCGCTGCACCAGCGCACCGGCGGCAACCCGTTCTTCCTCGAGGAGCTGCTGCGCGGGCACGAGCGCGACGACCTCGAGGCGGTCTACGAGCAGCCGTTGCCGTGGAGCCTCGCCGAGGTGCTCCGCCGGCAGGTCGACGACCTCGAGCCCGAGCAGCGCCGGGTGGTCGAGGCCGCCTCCGTGCTCGGCCACCGGGTCCACTTCGACCTGCTGGCCGCCGTCACCGGCGCCGGCGAGGACGAGCTGATCCGGGCCCTGGGGGCGCTGGTCGCCCGCGACGTGCTCGTCGAGACCGGCGAAGACGAGTTCAGCTTCCGGCACGCCCTGCTCCGCGAGGCGATCGCCGGCCACCTGATCGGCCGCCAGCGCCGCCGGCTGCACGAGGCCGCCCTGGAGGCGCTGCTCGCCGACACCGAGGGCCGGCTGCCGCACGACCCCGCGATGGTCGCCCACCACGCCCAGGCGGCGGGGCGCTACGACGACATGCTGGCCGCGGCCCGGCGCGGGGTCGCGCTCTACCTCTCGATCGGCTCCGCCTACCAGGCGCTGGAGCTGGCCGAGATGGGCCTGGCCGAAGACGCCGAGGACCCGTCCCTGCTGGCCGGCGCGGCCCGGGCGGCCTGGCTGGCCGGGCTGCTGCCCGACGCGATCGGCTACGCCCGCCGCTGGCGCGACCGGGCCCGCTCCGCCACCGACCGCAACGACGCGCTCTACCTGATGATCCGGCTCGCCTGGGAGGCCGACGAGCTGGCCGAGATGGACGAGCTGACCCACGAGGTCGAGCTGCTGATCGCCGAGCTGCCGCCGGGCGCCGACCAGGCGCTCGCGATGACCGCGGTCGCCCAGTCGTCGATGCTGCGCGACGAGACCGCCGAGGCCATCGCCTGGGCCGACCGCGCGCTGGCCATCGCCGACGAGCTCGAGCTGCCCCGCATCCGGCTCGCCGCGCTGGTCGAGAAGGGCCTGGCGATGACCGAGTGGCCGTCGACGGCGGCCGAGGGCCAGGCGATCCTGGCGGGCCTCGTCGACGAGGCCGAGAAGGCGGGGGAGTGGGTGCTGGCCGCGCGGGCGCTCAACGAGCTGGTCCAGGGCGTGCCGCCCAACTCGCCGGCCGAGCACGCCGAGCTGCTCGAGCGCATGCGGGTCGACGCCGAGCGGGCGGGCTTCGAGTCGCTGGCGGTCGCGGCCTACTTCCAGGGCCAGGCCCGCATCGCCGTCCGCGAGGGTGACCTGTCGGCCGCCATCGCCGCCCTGGAGCTGGGCCGCGAGCGCGACCGCAGCTACCTGCGCCGCGGGCGCTGGGCCGACTACCACGGGGTGTTCCTGGCGGGGCTCTACCTCGAGGCGGGCCACCACGACGGGGTGGCGGCCGTCATCGACCAGCTGCGCGCCGGTCCCACGGTCGAGCCCTTGACCGTGCCGGGCCTGGCGTTCCACCTGGCCTGCCGGCGGCCCGGCTACGGCGACGTCGAGGCCCTGCTCGACGAGGTGCTGGTCGCGGTGGCCGACCAGAGCTGGCGCAGCGGTTCACAGGCCCACGACCTGCTGGCGGCGGCGATCGAGGGCGGCCTGCCGGTGGACCGGCTGACGGGGTTCGTGCGCGCGCTGATCGACGACAACGTCTGGGACGACTACCGCTCGCTGATCGACGCCCAACTGGCCGAGGTGGCCGGGCGACCCGGCGACGCGGTGGGCGGCTACCAGGCGGTGTGCGGGTCGCAGATCCTCCCGCCGTCGGTGCGGGGGACGGCCGCGGTCGGCGCGGCGCGCTGCCTGCTCGCCCTCGGCCGGCCCGACGACGCCGCCGTCGAGGCCGGGCGGGCCACCGAGCTGCTGTCCCGCTGGGGCGGCTGGCGGGTGGCGGCACTCGACCGGGTCCGGTCGCAGCTGGGCCTGACGCCGCGCGACGGGCAGCGGCCGGTGACGGGCGCCGGGGCGCTGACGCCGCGGGAGCGCGAGGTGGCGCTGCTGATCGCCGACGGCCTGAGCAACGCCGAGCTGGCGCGGCGCCTCTACATCTCGCCCAAGACGGCCGCCGTCCACGTGAGCAACATCCTGCACAAGCTCGGGGTGTCGTCGCGCACGCAGGTGCGTGACGTGGTCGGGCGGTGA
- a CDS encoding TIGR01777 family oxidoreductase: MRILMAGASGFLGNRLIDGPLRGHDIIRLVRRAPRSADEIRWTPASGQLDPAALDGVDAVINLSGANIGDQRWTPAYRRLLRDSRVEPTRTLAEAIAKRTQRPATFISSSGINIYGDTGDRVVDETAAPGEGFFPDLCRVWEASTRPAEEAGVRVVLLRSGVPLEKNEGFLKPQMLPFRLGIGGPIAGGRQWVPWISLDDWLRAVGWLLTERTEIAGPVNVCAPVPVTNAEFTKAFGAALRRPAVLPVPEFGVRLVVGGVAELAVMSTRAVPGVLGRAGFPFRHQNVRSALTEALADR; this comes from the coding sequence ATGCGGATCCTCATGGCCGGTGCGTCCGGCTTTCTCGGCAACCGCCTCATCGACGGCCCGCTGCGCGGCCACGACATCATCCGGCTCGTCCGCCGGGCTCCCCGCTCCGCCGACGAGATCCGCTGGACGCCCGCCTCCGGCCAACTCGACCCGGCCGCCCTCGACGGCGTCGACGCCGTGATCAACCTGTCCGGCGCCAACATCGGCGACCAGCGCTGGACGCCGGCCTACCGGCGCCTGCTGCGGGACAGCCGGGTCGAGCCGACCCGCACCCTGGCCGAGGCGATCGCCAAGCGCACGCAGCGCCCGGCCACCTTCATCAGCTCCAGCGGCATCAACATCTACGGCGACACCGGCGACCGGGTCGTCGACGAGACCGCGGCCCCGGGCGAGGGCTTCTTCCCCGACCTGTGCCGGGTCTGGGAGGCGTCGACCCGACCCGCGGAAGAGGCCGGCGTACGCGTCGTCCTGCTCCGCAGCGGCGTACCCCTGGAGAAGAACGAAGGTTTTCTCAAGCCGCAGATGCTGCCCTTCCGGCTCGGCATCGGCGGCCCGATCGCCGGCGGCCGGCAGTGGGTGCCGTGGATCTCGCTCGACGACTGGCTTCGCGCCGTCGGCTGGCTGCTCACCGAGCGCACCGAGATCGCCGGCCCGGTCAACGTCTGCGCTCCCGTGCCGGTCACCAACGCGGAGTTCACGAAGGCGTTCGGCGCCGCGCTGCGCCGGCCCGCGGTGCTGCCCGTGCCGGAGTTCGGCGTGCGACTGGTGGTGGGCGGTGTGGCGGAGCTGGCGGTGATGAGCACCCGCGCGGTGCCCGGTGTGCTGGGTCGCGCCGGTTTCCCGTTCCGCCACCAGAACGTGCGATCCGCGCTCACGGAGGCCCTCGCGGATCGGTGA
- a CDS encoding PHB depolymerase family esterase, with amino-acid sequence MTKRILSLCAAGAALVVAAVLALAAPAQAAQLTAVSGFGSNPGNLAMYAYRPDNLPSGAPAVVLLHGCGQDANAYFTNSGWRTFADRWRFTLIIPQQNSGNNASSCFNWFETGDISRGSGEAASIRTMVGYAVSTYGTAANRVYVSGLSAGGAMSAVMLATYPDVFAAGSIVAGIPYRCATSMVNAFSCMNPGVDKTPAQWGDLVRGAFGYSGARPKVAVWHGTSDFTVATANANESRDQWTNVLGISASPTSTATLGGGTTLERYGNDQVRVYRVSGMGHGTPVDPGSAADQCGTAAAYFLDTICSAYHDATFFGLNTGGPTTPPTTGNPTTPPPTGGPCVTATNYAHVSAGRAYQQLGYVYARGSNQAMGLYNVFQTTALRQTGANYWVVGC; translated from the coding sequence GTGACCAAACGAATCCTGTCCCTCTGTGCCGCCGGCGCGGCGCTGGTCGTCGCGGCGGTGCTCGCGCTGGCCGCGCCCGCGCAGGCGGCCCAGCTCACCGCCGTCAGCGGCTTCGGGTCCAACCCCGGGAACCTGGCGATGTACGCGTACCGCCCCGACAACCTGCCCTCGGGCGCGCCCGCCGTGGTGCTGCTGCACGGTTGCGGGCAGGACGCCAACGCCTACTTCACCAACAGCGGCTGGCGCACCTTCGCCGACCGGTGGCGGTTCACGCTGATCATCCCGCAGCAGAACAGCGGCAACAACGCGTCGTCGTGCTTCAACTGGTTCGAGACCGGCGACATCAGCCGCGGCTCGGGCGAGGCGGCGTCGATCCGCACCATGGTCGGCTACGCGGTGAGCACCTACGGCACCGCCGCCAACCGGGTCTACGTCAGCGGGCTGTCGGCCGGCGGGGCGATGAGCGCGGTCATGCTGGCCACCTACCCGGACGTGTTCGCCGCCGGCTCGATCGTCGCGGGCATCCCGTACCGCTGCGCCACCAGCATGGTCAACGCGTTCAGCTGCATGAACCCCGGGGTCGACAAGACACCGGCGCAGTGGGGCGACCTGGTGCGCGGCGCCTTCGGCTATTCGGGCGCGCGGCCCAAGGTGGCCGTCTGGCACGGCACCTCGGACTTCACGGTCGCGACCGCCAACGCCAACGAGTCGCGCGACCAGTGGACCAACGTGCTGGGCATCTCGGCCAGCCCGACCAGCACGGCGACGCTCGGCGGCGGGACCACGCTGGAGCGTTACGGCAACGACCAGGTGCGGGTCTACCGGGTCTCCGGGATGGGGCACGGCACGCCGGTCGACCCCGGTAGCGCGGCCGACCAGTGCGGGACCGCGGCGGCGTACTTCCTCGACACCATCTGCTCGGCCTACCACGACGCGACGTTCTTCGGGCTCAACACCGGCGGGCCGACGACGCCGCCGACGACCGGCAACCCGACCACGCCGCCGCCCACCGGCGGGCCGTGCGTGACCGCGACGAACTACGCGCACGTCTCCGCGGGCCGGGCCTACCAGCAGCTGGGGTACGTCTACGCGCGCGGCTCCAACCAGGCGATGGGGCTCTACAACGTGTTCCAGACGACGGCGCTGCGCCAGACGGGCGCGAACTACTGGGTCGTCGGCTGCTGA
- a CDS encoding SCO5389 family protein has product MSLTVPADLLSRAETGDVDDAAFVECVRDSLPYAWSVVSDVAGRAGAGVAEHAVPPPSETERGQLLRALASDAIRGALERHFGVKLAFQNCHRVAAFAPATVDGAGYREFVSPRAQIRNQSPELVDC; this is encoded by the coding sequence ATGTCCCTGACCGTTCCCGCCGACCTGCTGTCCCGCGCCGAGACCGGCGACGTCGACGACGCCGCCTTCGTGGAGTGCGTGCGCGACTCTCTGCCGTACGCCTGGTCGGTCGTCTCCGACGTCGCCGGCCGGGCCGGTGCCGGGGTCGCCGAGCACGCCGTGCCGCCGCCGAGCGAGACCGAGCGTGGGCAGCTGCTCCGCGCGTTGGCCAGCGACGCGATCCGCGGCGCGCTGGAGCGCCACTTCGGCGTCAAGCTGGCGTTCCAGAACTGCCACCGGGTGGCCGCGTTCGCGCCGGCCACTGTGGACGGCGCGGGCTACCGCGAGTTCGTCTCGCCCCGGGCGCAGATCCGCAACCAGTCGCCGGAGCTGGTCGACTGTTAG
- a CDS encoding ATP-binding protein, with amino-acid sequence MKIAFVGKGGSGKTTLAALLARHLAAAPDRPPLLAVDADINQHLAAALGAGEDDARPALGDHLAEIKEYLRGDNPRIASAAAMVKTTPPGRGSRLLTVAGPNPVYDATVREVAGVRLAVTGAFAEQDLGVACYHSKVGAVELLLNHLVDGPGEYVVVDMTAGADSFASGLFTRFDATFLVCEPTLRSVGVYRQYLGYARDHGVRVHVVGNKVADESDVEFLRAHAGADLLTWFGRSDWVRASERGEVRPLDALEPANHAALRQVREAADAAEKDWPRYARQAADFHRRNALAWANERAGADLTHQIDPDFVLGDQLVH; translated from the coding sequence ATGAAAATCGCCTTCGTCGGGAAGGGCGGCAGCGGCAAGACGACGCTGGCCGCCCTGCTCGCCCGCCACCTGGCCGCCGCGCCGGACCGACCGCCGCTGCTCGCCGTCGACGCCGACATCAACCAGCACCTCGCCGCCGCGCTCGGGGCCGGCGAGGACGACGCGCGCCCCGCGCTCGGCGACCACCTGGCGGAGATCAAGGAGTACCTGCGCGGCGACAACCCGCGGATCGCGTCGGCGGCCGCGATGGTCAAGACCACGCCGCCAGGGCGCGGCTCGCGCCTGCTTACCGTCGCCGGCCCCAACCCGGTGTACGACGCGACGGTGCGCGAGGTGGCCGGCGTACGCCTGGCCGTGACCGGGGCGTTCGCGGAGCAGGACCTGGGCGTCGCCTGCTACCACAGCAAGGTCGGGGCGGTCGAGCTGCTGCTCAACCACTTGGTCGACGGGCCCGGGGAGTACGTGGTGGTCGACATGACCGCCGGCGCCGACTCGTTCGCGTCCGGGCTGTTCACCCGCTTCGACGCCACGTTCCTGGTCTGCGAGCCGACCCTGCGCAGCGTCGGTGTCTACCGGCAGTACCTGGGCTACGCCCGCGACCACGGCGTGCGCGTGCACGTGGTCGGCAACAAGGTCGCCGACGAGTCCGACGTCGAGTTCCTGCGCGCGCACGCCGGCGCCGACCTGCTCACCTGGTTCGGCCGCTCCGACTGGGTGCGGGCCTCCGAGCGCGGCGAGGTCCGCCCGCTGGACGCCCTCGAACCGGCCAACCACGCGGCCCTGCGCCAGGTGCGGGAGGCCGCCGACGCGGCGGAGAAGGACTGGCCGCGGTACGCCCGGCAGGCCGCCGACTTCCACCGGCGCAACGCCCTCGCCTGGGCCAACGAGCGCGCCGGCGCTGACCTGACCCACCAGATCGACCCGGACTTCGTCCTGGGTGACCAGCTCGTCCACTGA
- a CDS encoding DUF2079 domain-containing protein, giving the protein MASPAPPAVAPERSARTSRRRADLLVTGIALVLAVWVTSGLWIDPNGRAIKVNSSDQALFEWLLSYGARAVTHGENPFFTHLIGFPDGANLAVNTSITVYAVLFAPLTFLLGAPVTFAVILTLNLVATAYAWFWLLSRHLVTSRLAAATGALFIAFAPSMVSHANAHLNWTAGWLVPIVVWRVIRLRDGRWLRDGALLGVLVAVAFSIAAEGLFFIALACLVFLGVWSLSRATRAEARAALPGVLRGLGVTAVVAFALLAYPIWMHFLGPQRFHGTGFDARIHSEDVAGYFAFPQRSLAGLLGLDTRLAPNETEENSFFGLPLVLLVIAAFWYLWRVAPPGRRATLRALGVTALVFTVLSWGPAVKIFRNYTDIPLPYALLNPLPVFNAALPQRLALVVTPIVGLLLALFVDARPRGRVWPAAFAVALVPLLPVNLLTVAREPIPVFITSGAWTSVVPPGGVMATVPFTLDTVPDGQRWQAYAWTHGQGEFSLVSGFYLGPGGPDGRGRIGPVPRYTDGTLYEVARTGVVPPIGPAEQAAARADLAHWRVDAVVLADRIHGAKWPVQHDALLTATRQLLGPGERIDDVWVWRVN; this is encoded by the coding sequence ATCGCGTCCCCCGCTCCCCCGGCCGTCGCGCCGGAGAGATCCGCCCGCACCTCGCGCCGGCGGGCCGACCTGCTGGTCACCGGCATCGCCCTGGTGCTCGCGGTCTGGGTCACCAGCGGGCTGTGGATCGATCCCAACGGCCGGGCGATCAAGGTGAACTCCAGCGACCAGGCCCTGTTCGAGTGGCTGCTGTCCTACGGCGCGCGGGCCGTCACGCACGGCGAGAACCCGTTCTTCACCCACCTGATCGGCTTCCCCGACGGCGCCAACCTGGCGGTCAACACCTCGATCACGGTGTACGCCGTGCTGTTCGCGCCGCTGACCTTCCTGCTCGGCGCCCCGGTCACGTTCGCGGTGATCCTGACGCTCAACCTGGTCGCGACGGCGTACGCCTGGTTCTGGCTGCTCTCCCGCCACCTGGTCACGTCGCGCCTCGCCGCGGCGACCGGGGCGCTGTTCATCGCGTTCGCGCCGAGCATGGTCTCCCACGCCAACGCCCACCTCAACTGGACCGCGGGCTGGCTGGTGCCGATCGTGGTCTGGCGGGTGATCCGGCTCCGCGACGGCCGCTGGCTGCGCGACGGGGCCCTGCTGGGCGTGCTGGTCGCGGTCGCGTTCTCGATCGCCGCCGAGGGGCTGTTCTTCATCGCGCTGGCCTGCCTGGTGTTCCTCGGCGTGTGGTCGCTGTCGCGGGCCACCCGGGCCGAGGCGCGGGCCGCGCTGCCGGGCGTGCTGCGCGGCCTGGGTGTCACCGCCGTCGTCGCGTTCGCGCTGCTCGCGTACCCCATCTGGATGCATTTCCTGGGTCCGCAGCGGTTCCACGGCACCGGCTTCGACGCGCGGATCCACAGCGAGGACGTGGCCGGGTACTTCGCGTTCCCGCAGCGCTCGCTGGCCGGTCTCCTGGGTCTCGACACGCGCCTGGCGCCCAACGAGACCGAGGAGAACTCGTTCTTCGGGCTGCCGCTGGTGCTGCTCGTGATCGCCGCGTTCTGGTATCTCTGGCGGGTCGCCCCACCCGGCCGGCGCGCGACCCTGCGGGCGCTCGGCGTCACCGCGCTGGTCTTCACGGTGCTGTCCTGGGGGCCGGCGGTCAAGATCTTCAGGAACTACACCGACATCCCCCTGCCGTACGCCCTGCTCAATCCCCTGCCCGTGTTCAACGCGGCGCTGCCGCAGCGGTTGGCGCTGGTGGTCACGCCGATCGTCGGGCTGCTGCTGGCGCTGTTCGTCGACGCCCGGCCGCGGGGTCGGGTCTGGCCGGCGGCGTTCGCGGTCGCCCTGGTGCCGCTGCTCCCGGTCAACCTGCTGACGGTGGCCCGGGAGCCGATCCCGGTGTTCATCACGTCGGGCGCGTGGACGTCGGTGGTGCCGCCCGGCGGAGTCATGGCCACGGTGCCGTTCACCCTCGACACGGTCCCGGACGGGCAACGCTGGCAGGCGTACGCGTGGACGCACGGGCAGGGCGAGTTCTCCCTGGTGTCGGGCTTCTACCTGGGGCCGGGCGGGCCCGACGGGCGGGGGCGGATCGGGCCGGTGCCGCGGTACACCGACGGGACGCTCTACGAGGTCGCGCGGACCGGGGTGGTCCCGCCGATCGGACCGGCCGAGCAGGCGGCGGCACGGGCGGACCTGGCCCACTGGCGGGTCGACGCGGTGGTCCTGGCCGACCGGATCCACGGCGCGAAGTGGCCGGTCCAACACGACGCCCTCCTGACGGCCACGCGGCAACTGCTGGGCCCGGGCGAGCGGATCGACGACGTCTGGGTGTGGCGGGTCAACTGA
- the lipB gene encoding lipoyl(octanoyl) transferase LipB, whose amino-acid sequence MTSVLPKLESRRLGTIDYLAAWDEQRRLHDEVADGVTPDTVLLLEHPFVYTAGKRTEPWDRPTDGSPVIDVDRGGKITWHGPGQLVGYPILRLPAPIDVVAYVRRTEQLLIDTCAELGLATTRIEGRSGVWVAEDERGPARKVAAIGIRVARGVTQHGFAINADCDLSAYDHIVACGIRDATTTSLTAELGRQVTVDEVLPIVERRLPTLLG is encoded by the coding sequence GTGACCAGCGTGCTTCCCAAGCTCGAGTCCCGCCGGCTCGGCACGATCGACTACCTGGCGGCCTGGGACGAGCAGCGTCGCCTCCACGACGAGGTGGCCGACGGTGTCACGCCCGACACCGTGCTGCTCCTCGAGCATCCCTTCGTCTACACCGCCGGCAAGCGGACCGAGCCGTGGGACCGGCCGACCGACGGCAGCCCCGTCATCGACGTCGACCGGGGCGGCAAGATCACCTGGCACGGGCCCGGTCAGCTGGTCGGCTATCCGATCCTGCGGCTGCCGGCCCCGATCGACGTGGTCGCCTACGTGCGGCGGACCGAGCAGCTGCTCATCGACACCTGCGCCGAGCTGGGTCTGGCCACCACGCGGATCGAGGGCCGCAGCGGTGTGTGGGTGGCGGAGGACGAGCGTGGGCCGGCCCGCAAGGTCGCCGCGATCGGCATCCGGGTCGCCCGGGGCGTCACCCAGCACGGGTTCGCGATCAACGCCGACTGCGACCTGTCCGCCTACGACCACATCGTGGCCTGCGGCATCCGGGACGCCACGACGACGTCGCTGACCGCCGAGCTGGGCCGGCAGGTCACCGTCGACGAGGTGTTGCCGATCGTCGAGCGGCGCCTGCCGACCCTGCTGGGCTGA
- the aspS gene encoding aspartate--tRNA(Asn) ligase — protein sequence MQRILSHQLPEHIGSAVTVQGWVHRRRLLKSVAFLILRDRGGLVQIVVNADDQRTLLEQLPEETVVEVTGTATANSAAPLGVEITGPAVRTLSAPAVPPPFDLFRPLLTATLPTQLDHAATSLRHNSRTRALKAAAAAAAGFRRTLDANGFTEIFTPKIVASATESGANVFGLDYFGTRAYLAQSPQFYKQLMVGVFERVYEVGPVFRAEPHDTARHLAQYTSLDVELGFIRDHRDVMAVLRDVVAGMTEAVAERLPGFAVPEVPEEIPAVHFTTALEIAGAPADEPDLAPAHERALGEWAQREHGSDFVFVTGYPMRKRPFYTHPEPDRPTHSNSFDLLFRGLEMVTGGQRLHEYADYVSALDGDLTGVESYVEAFRHGMPPHGGFAIGLERFVARLLGAQNVREVTAFPRDLHRLTP from the coding sequence ATGCAACGCATCCTGTCCCACCAGCTGCCCGAGCACATCGGCAGCGCGGTCACCGTCCAAGGCTGGGTGCACCGGCGCCGCCTGCTCAAGTCGGTCGCCTTCCTGATCCTGCGCGACCGCGGCGGCCTGGTGCAGATCGTGGTCAACGCCGACGACCAGCGCACCCTGCTCGAGCAGCTGCCCGAGGAGACGGTCGTCGAGGTCACGGGCACCGCCACGGCCAACAGCGCGGCGCCGCTGGGCGTGGAGATCACCGGGCCGGCGGTACGCACGCTGTCCGCGCCCGCCGTACCCCCGCCGTTCGACCTGTTCCGTCCGCTGCTCACGGCGACTCTGCCCACGCAGCTCGACCACGCGGCGACCTCGTTGCGGCACAACAGCCGCACCCGGGCGCTCAAGGCGGCGGCCGCCGCCGCGGCGGGCTTCCGAAGGACTCTGGACGCCAACGGCTTCACCGAGATCTTCACGCCCAAGATCGTCGCGTCGGCCACGGAGAGTGGCGCCAACGTGTTCGGCCTCGACTACTTCGGTACGCGCGCCTACCTGGCCCAGAGCCCGCAGTTCTACAAGCAGCTCATGGTCGGCGTCTTCGAGCGCGTCTACGAGGTCGGCCCGGTCTTCCGCGCCGAGCCGCACGACACGGCCCGCCACCTGGCCCAGTACACCTCGCTGGACGTGGAGCTCGGCTTCATCCGGGACCACCGCGACGTGATGGCGGTGCTCCGCGACGTGGTGGCCGGAATGACCGAGGCGGTCGCCGAGCGGCTGCCGGGCTTCGCCGTCCCCGAGGTGCCCGAGGAGATCCCCGCCGTGCACTTCACGACGGCGCTGGAGATCGCCGGGGCGCCGGCGGACGAGCCCGACCTGGCCCCGGCCCACGAGCGCGCGCTGGGGGAGTGGGCGCAGCGGGAGCACGGCTCGGACTTCGTCTTCGTGACCGGCTACCCGATGCGCAAGCGCCCGTTCTACACGCATCCCGAGCCGGACCGGCCGACCCACTCCAACTCGTTCGACCTGCTGTTCCGCGGCCTGGAGATGGTGACGGGCGGGCAGCGGCTGCACGAGTACGCCGACTACGTCAGCGCCCTCGACGGGGACCTGACCGGCGTCGAGAGCTACGTCGAGGCGTTCCGCCACGGCATGCCGCCGCACGGCGGCTTCGCCATCGGCCTGGAGCGCTTCGTGGCCCGCCTGCTAGGGGCGCAGAACGTCCGCGAGGTCACCGCGTTCCCGCGCGACCTGCACCGCCTGACCCCGTAA
- the lipA gene encoding lipoyl synthase, with protein MTIAPEGRRLLRIEARNAETPIERKPPWIKVKAKMGPEFTSLHGLVQREGLHTVCQEAGCPNIYECWEDREATFLIGGDQCTRRCDFCQIDTGKPAEFDADEPRRVAESVATMGLRYATVTGVARDDLPDGGAWLYAETVRQIHALQEGCGVELLIPDFNGTPSLLTQVFESHPEVLAHNVETVPRIFKRIRPGFRYERSLDVITQARTFGLVTKSNLILGMGEERSEVSQALRDLHAAGCELVTITQYLRPSPRHHPVERWVKPEEFVELSQEAEQIGFAGVMSGPLVRSSYRAGRLYQQALDARTPAV; from the coding sequence GTGACGATCGCTCCAGAAGGCCGCCGGCTCCTGCGCATCGAGGCGCGGAACGCCGAGACGCCGATCGAGCGCAAGCCACCGTGGATCAAGGTCAAGGCCAAGATGGGCCCCGAGTTCACCTCGCTCCACGGTCTGGTGCAGCGCGAAGGCTTGCACACCGTCTGCCAGGAGGCGGGCTGTCCCAACATCTACGAGTGTTGGGAAGACCGTGAGGCCACCTTCCTGATCGGCGGCGACCAGTGCACCCGGCGGTGCGACTTCTGCCAGATCGACACGGGCAAGCCGGCCGAATTCGACGCCGACGAGCCGCGCCGCGTCGCGGAGTCGGTGGCCACGATGGGCCTGCGCTACGCGACGGTCACGGGCGTGGCCCGCGACGACCTCCCGGACGGCGGCGCCTGGCTCTACGCGGAGACGGTCCGCCAGATCCACGCCCTCCAGGAGGGCTGCGGCGTCGAGCTGCTCATCCCGGACTTCAACGGCACCCCTTCTTTGTTGACCCAGGTCTTCGAGTCGCACCCCGAGGTGCTCGCCCACAACGTGGAGACGGTCCCGCGCATCTTCAAGCGGATCCGCCCGGGCTTCCGCTACGAGCGGTCGCTGGACGTCATCACCCAGGCCCGCACCTTCGGCCTGGTGACGAAGTCCAACCTGATCCTCGGCATGGGCGAGGAGCGGTCGGAGGTCTCCCAGGCGCTGCGCGACCTGCACGCGGCGGGCTGCGAGCTGGTGACGATCACGCAGTACCTGCGCCCGTCGCCACGGCACCACCCGGTCGAGCGCTGGGTCAAGCCGGAGGAGTTCGTCGAGCTGTCGCAGGAGGCGGAGCAGATCGGCTTCGCGGGCGTCATGAGCGGCCCGCTCGTCCGCTCCTCCTACCGCGCGGGTCGGCTCTACCAGCAGGCTCTGGACGCGCGTACGCCGGCGGTCTGA